A region of Campylobacter concisus DNA encodes the following proteins:
- a CDS encoding HrcA family transcriptional regulator translates to MSKTNKRDLILNSIIEAYLQDNAPIGSNELGSRMSAAIPASTIRVYFKKLSDEGEITKLHISGGRIPTIAAMRRYWSEIFAISDINLEINDAEGLKKLCDEFELYCMIFGTIDNELLEILNLNDRYMILNFGEDEIVIKFDARMYKFLSNLSGVSLNKLELICSQVGLSELKSKIRELKRTKIYFQENEILAFDMFKDRRFKMVFDPSFSLQMDEKLTFSPMFDENFMGLKFSANYLGNEAQMICAGSIYTDYVKFINLIKEAA, encoded by the coding sequence GTGAGTAAAACAAATAAACGCGATTTGATACTCAATTCTATCATTGAAGCCTATTTGCAGGACAATGCGCCTATTGGTTCAAATGAGCTCGGCTCTCGTATGAGCGCGGCTATTCCGGCTTCTACGATACGCGTTTATTTCAAAAAGCTTTCAGATGAGGGCGAGATCACAAAGCTTCACATTAGTGGCGGTCGGATCCCAACAATTGCAGCGATGAGAAGATATTGGAGTGAAATTTTTGCTATAAGTGATATAAATTTAGAGATAAATGATGCCGAAGGATTGAAAAAGTTATGTGATGAATTTGAGCTTTATTGCATGATTTTTGGCACAATCGATAATGAATTGCTAGAAATTTTAAACTTAAATGATAGATATATGATCTTAAATTTTGGTGAAGATGAGATCGTTATTAAATTTGATGCTAGGATGTATAAATTTTTAAGTAATCTTTCTGGAGTTAGTTTAAACAAGCTTGAGCTTATCTGCTCTCAAGTTGGCTTAAGCGAACTAAAAAGCAAAATAAGAGAGCTTAAAAGGACTAAAATTTACTTCCAAGAAAATGAAATTTTAGCCTTTGATATGTTTAAGGATAGACGTTTTAAGATGGTTTTTGACCCAAGTTTTAGCTTACAAATGGATGAAAAACTTACATTTTCTCCTATGTTTGATGAAAATTTTATGGGGCTCAAATTTAGTGCAAACTATCTTGGCAACGAAGCACAGATGATCTGTGCTGGCAGTATTTATACTGACTATGTGAAATTTATAAATCTAATAAAGGAGGCTGCGTGA
- a CDS encoding MBL fold metallo-hydrolase, with product MRVIHKSFGDFGTNCYIVTKNDSSLVIDPGDGAKEWVLQNAKNLKAILCTHGHFDHIFDAGKLKDELEIPVYINKFDTFMCESDIFGYMKSTFTPDVLVDNDENFNIDDFCIKFHHFPGHTPGCSMIEIDDTMFSGDFLFRGSIGRWDFPFSDKNEMLKSLEKCKNLKGNFTLYPGHGEGSTLKAEQNNIDYWIDIVKNS from the coding sequence ATGAGAGTAATACACAAAAGTTTTGGAGATTTTGGCACTAATTGTTACATTGTTACAAAAAATGATTCATCTTTAGTAATAGATCCAGGAGATGGGGCAAAAGAATGGGTTTTACAAAATGCTAAAAATTTAAAAGCCATCCTTTGTACTCATGGGCATTTTGATCATATTTTTGATGCTGGAAAATTAAAAGATGAGCTAGAAATTCCAGTTTATATTAACAAATTTGATACTTTCATGTGTGAGAGTGATATTTTTGGTTATATGAAAAGTACTTTTACTCCAGATGTTTTAGTTGATAATGATGAAAATTTTAACATTGATGATTTTTGCATCAAATTTCATCATTTTCCAGGACATACACCAGGCTGCTCGATGATAGAGATAGATGACACGATGTTTAGTGGGGATTTTTTATTTAGAGGAAGCATAGGACGCTGGGATTTTCCTTTTTCAGACAAAAATGAAATGTTAAAAAGCCTAGAAAAGTGTAAAAATTTAAAAGGCAACTTCACGCTTTATCCAGGACACGGAGAAGGCAGTACACTAAAGGCCGAGCAAAATAATATTGATTATTGGATAGATATAGTAAAAAATAGCTAA
- the thrC gene encoding threonine synthase — MRLTPTRSVKDEKVKNVNLSTAMLSPSSAHGGLYAPKKLPKITKPKWQELSQLSYEKLALYIISLFKFDVPEAFFKKAVKRYASFDDPKHPVIFKKIDKNLYVSELYHGPTRAFKDMALQPFGSLLSQLAKERGEKYLIMCATSGDTGPATLQTFANDENIKVVCLYPDGGTSEVQKLQMQTMQGENLKVFGIKGDFDDAQRALKMLLANDKFKSELKKKRLKLSAANSVNFGRILFQIIYHSYAYANLLKQKALKANESFDIIVPSGNFGNALGAYYAKKMGAKIGKIKIASNANNILTQFFTTGIYDLRDKKLVKTISPAMDILISSNVERLLFDKFGSVRANELMQSLAKNKFYKLSKQELGALQEDFEASWCDDEECEAYIAKLAKSGYAIDPHTATCFKMVDASRINVITSTAHWVKFTPSMIKACQIKDTKDEKDALAKTAKILNDSVPSSINSLFSAKILHKNIIKEDEIEKCVLEWIER; from the coding sequence ATGAGACTAACACCAACTAGAAGCGTGAAAGATGAGAAGGTAAAAAATGTAAATTTAAGCACAGCCATGCTTAGCCCAAGCTCCGCTCATGGCGGACTTTACGCGCCAAAAAAGCTTCCAAAAATAACAAAACCAAAGTGGCAAGAGCTCTCACAATTAAGCTACGAGAAACTCGCACTTTATATCATATCACTATTTAAATTTGATGTGCCAGAGGCGTTTTTCAAAAAGGCAGTCAAGAGATACGCAAGCTTTGATGACCCAAAGCACCCAGTCATTTTTAAAAAAATAGATAAAAATTTATATGTAAGTGAGCTATATCACGGCCCAACTAGGGCATTTAAGGATATGGCGCTTCAGCCTTTTGGCTCACTTCTTAGCCAGCTAGCAAAGGAAAGAGGCGAAAAATACCTTATCATGTGTGCAACTAGCGGTGACACGGGCCCTGCGACACTTCAAACCTTTGCAAATGATGAAAATATCAAGGTCGTCTGCCTCTACCCAGACGGTGGCACGAGCGAGGTGCAAAAGCTGCAGATGCAGACCATGCAGGGTGAAAATTTAAAGGTTTTTGGCATAAAAGGTGACTTTGACGACGCTCAAAGAGCGCTAAAGATGCTGCTTGCAAATGATAAATTTAAATCTGAGCTTAAGAAAAAGCGTCTTAAACTAAGTGCGGCAAACTCGGTAAATTTTGGCAGAATTCTCTTTCAGATCATCTACCACTCCTACGCCTACGCAAATTTACTAAAGCAAAAGGCGCTTAAGGCAAACGAGAGCTTTGACATCATAGTGCCAAGTGGAAATTTCGGCAACGCTCTTGGGGCGTATTACGCTAAAAAAATGGGCGCAAAGATCGGCAAGATCAAGATCGCCTCAAACGCAAACAACATCTTGACGCAGTTTTTTACCACCGGCATTTATGACCTAAGAGATAAAAAGCTGGTTAAGACGATAAGCCCAGCTATGGACATTTTGATAAGCTCAAACGTCGAGCGCTTGCTGTTTGATAAATTTGGTAGCGTTAGAGCAAATGAACTCATGCAAAGCCTAGCTAAAAACAAATTTTATAAGCTTAGCAAGCAAGAGCTTGGAGCGCTACAAGAGGACTTTGAGGCTAGCTGGTGCGACGATGAAGAGTGCGAGGCATATATCGCAAAGCTCGCAAAGAGCGGCTACGCGATCGATCCGCATACGGCTACTTGTTTTAAAATGGTGGATGCTAGCCGCATAAATGTCATCACATCGACTGCGCACTGGGTGAAATTTACGCCAAGCATGATCAAAGCGTGCCAGATCAAAGATACGAAAGATGAAAAAGATGCGCTGGCAAAGACCGCTAAAATCTTAAATGATAGCGTGCCAAGCTCGATAAACTCGCTATTTAGTGCGAAAATTTTACACAAAAATATTATAAAAGAGGACGAGATCGAAAAGTGCGTCCTAGAATGGATCGAGCGATGA
- a CDS encoding DegT/DnrJ/EryC1/StrS family aminotransferase has product MREIPFYKPTITERESELIGEALRSENATDTVAKFEEKLKEYFGAKFVVTTNNIAAAHHLALSAMDTKRGDKVICSVNAFPSVAQAVRHFDAEPIFVDIDEEDFNISPEALEKVLKEQNHKKLKCAFISHIAGQSARLDEIKAICEKYGIVVLDDANRGIGLTYNGKKVGSDSFLSCFQTNSRVQNPISTVGFFTTNDEEVYKKAKLLRNYALVNGIDKFGSLSYIYDVVDIGLKYDINSINAAFSIAQLEKTDELIKRRKKIAEIYDKELKECHNITTPVKKREHIYTQYIIKINKNRDSFARELLERGIHTSLHYIPIHLLSYYKNKYSLKVNDFPNALKAYQQVLSLPIYHSLSDEEVQYICNTVKEISKSRV; this is encoded by the coding sequence ATGAGAGAAATTCCGTTTTACAAACCAACTATCACTGAGCGCGAAAGTGAGCTCATAGGGGAGGCTTTGCGTTCTGAAAATGCTACTGATACGGTTGCTAAATTTGAAGAAAAGCTAAAAGAATACTTTGGTGCTAAATTTGTTGTCACTACAAACAACATCGCAGCAGCGCATCATCTGGCTCTAAGCGCTATGGATACAAAGCGCGGTGACAAGGTCATCTGTTCAGTAAATGCCTTCCCTAGCGTGGCTCAGGCTGTTAGACATTTTGATGCTGAGCCTATCTTTGTTGATATCGATGAAGAGGACTTTAACATCAGCCCAGAAGCCCTTGAAAAGGTGCTAAAAGAGCAAAATCACAAAAAACTAAAATGCGCTTTTATCTCACACATCGCTGGACAAAGCGCTAGGCTTGATGAGATAAAGGCTATCTGCGAAAAATACGGCATCGTCGTTTTAGATGACGCAAATCGAGGCATAGGACTAACATACAATGGCAAAAAAGTTGGTTCAGACTCGTTTTTATCATGCTTTCAGACAAACTCACGCGTGCAAAATCCTATCTCAACAGTTGGATTTTTCACGACAAATGACGAAGAGGTCTATAAAAAAGCAAAACTACTTCGTAACTACGCCCTTGTAAATGGTATAGATAAATTTGGTAGTTTAAGCTACATCTACGACGTCGTTGATATCGGTTTAAAATATGATATAAACTCGATAAATGCGGCATTTTCTATCGCTCAGCTTGAAAAGACAGACGAGCTTATAAAACGTAGAAAAAAGATCGCTGAAATTTACGATAAAGAGCTTAAAGAGTGTCACAACATCACAACTCCAGTCAAAAAACGCGAGCACATCTACACTCAGTACATTATCAAGATAAATAAAAACCGCGACAGCTTTGCTAGAGAGCTTTTGGAGCGTGGAATTCACACTTCGCTGCACTACATACCGATACATTTGCTAAGCTATTATAAAAATAAATATTCGCTTAAAGTAAATGACTTCCCAAATGCTCTAAAAGCGTATCAACAAGTCTTGTCGCTACCTATATATCATAGTTTGAGCGACGAAGAGGTGCAATACATCTGCAACACGGTAAAAGAAATTTCTAAATCTCGTGTTTAA
- the cutA gene encoding divalent-cation tolerance protein CutA, whose protein sequence is MRILITSVAKKKEAKKLSKKLVEKGLAACVSSFSAKSIYLWQEKLCDEKEQILLIKTDAKFKKVAKFIKKHHSYETPEILALKPKEVFEKYEKWIKKSTKKGKK, encoded by the coding sequence ATGAGAATTTTAATCACCTCAGTCGCAAAGAAAAAAGAGGCAAAAAAACTAAGCAAAAAACTCGTGGAAAAGGGACTTGCAGCTTGTGTGAGTAGCTTTAGCGCAAAGAGCATTTATCTTTGGCAAGAGAAGCTTTGTGATGAAAAAGAGCAAATTTTACTCATAAAAACGGACGCTAAATTTAAAAAAGTAGCTAAATTTATAAAAAAGCACCACAGCTACGAAACTCCAGAAATTTTAGCACTTAAGCCAAAAGAGGTATTTGAAAAATACGAAAAATGGATAAAAAAATCAACCAAAAAAGGTAAAAAATGA
- the dnaK gene encoding molecular chaperone DnaK → MSKVIGIDLGTTNSCVSVFERGESKVIPNKEGKNTTPSVVAFTDKGEILVGDVAKRQAVTNPEKTIYSIKRIMGLMSNEKNAEEAKSRLPYHVVDRNGACAVEIAGKVYTPQEISAKILIKLKEDAEAYLGEKVTDAVITVPAYFNDSQRKATKEAGTIAGLNVLRIINEPTAAALAYGLDKKEAEKILVYDLGGGTFDVTVLETGDNIVEVLATGGNAFLGGDDFDNKIIDWLVSEFKNENGIDLKGDIMALQRLKEAAENAKKELSSAQETEINLPFITADATGPKHLVKKLTRAKFEGMIDSLVGETITKINEVTKDAGLNKSDIKEVVMVGGSTRVPLVQEEVKKAFGKELNKSVNPDEVVAIGAAIQGAVIKGDVKDVLLLDVTPLSLGIETLGGVMTKIIEKGTTIPTKKSQVFSTAEDNQSAVTIMVLQGEREFARDNKSLGNFNLEGIPAAPRGVPQIEVEFDIDANGILTVSAKDKATGKAQNITISGSSGLSEEEINNMVKDAELHKEEDKKRKDAVEARNQADALVHQTEKSMSELGEKVPAEDRSNIEAALNDLKEVLKDENSSKEQIDAKVEALSKASHKLAEAMYKKDENAGANGGNNKKDDDVIDAEVE, encoded by the coding sequence ATGTCAAAAGTTATAGGTATAGACTTAGGTACAACAAACTCTTGTGTGAGCGTTTTTGAGCGCGGAGAGAGCAAGGTTATCCCAAACAAAGAGGGTAAAAATACAACTCCATCAGTTGTTGCTTTTACAGACAAAGGTGAAATTCTAGTAGGTGACGTTGCAAAACGTCAAGCAGTTACAAACCCTGAAAAAACGATATATTCTATCAAACGTATCATGGGTTTGATGAGCAATGAAAAAAATGCTGAAGAGGCAAAAAGCCGCTTGCCATATCACGTTGTAGATAGAAACGGCGCTTGCGCAGTTGAGATCGCTGGTAAGGTTTATACTCCACAAGAAATTTCAGCAAAAATTCTTATCAAACTAAAAGAAGACGCTGAAGCATACCTTGGTGAAAAGGTAACAGATGCGGTTATTACTGTGCCAGCTTACTTTAATGATAGCCAAAGAAAAGCTACAAAAGAGGCTGGAACGATCGCAGGGCTAAACGTACTTCGTATCATCAACGAGCCAACAGCTGCAGCACTTGCTTATGGTCTTGATAAAAAAGAGGCTGAGAAAATTTTAGTTTACGACCTAGGTGGTGGTACATTTGACGTTACAGTACTTGAAACTGGTGATAATATCGTTGAAGTTTTGGCAACTGGCGGTAACGCATTCTTAGGTGGCGATGACTTTGATAACAAGATCATTGACTGGCTAGTAAGCGAGTTTAAAAACGAAAATGGCATCGATCTAAAAGGCGATATCATGGCACTTCAACGCTTAAAAGAAGCTGCTGAAAATGCCAAAAAAGAGCTAAGCTCAGCTCAAGAGACCGAGATAAATTTACCATTTATCACAGCTGATGCGACTGGTCCAAAACACCTTGTCAAAAAGCTAACTCGTGCTAAATTTGAGGGCATGATCGACTCACTTGTGGGTGAGACTATCACTAAGATAAACGAGGTAACAAAAGACGCTGGTTTAAATAAAAGCGACATCAAAGAGGTCGTAATGGTCGGTGGTTCAACTCGTGTGCCACTTGTTCAAGAAGAGGTTAAAAAAGCATTTGGTAAAGAGCTAAATAAGAGCGTTAATCCAGATGAGGTCGTAGCTATCGGTGCTGCTATCCAAGGTGCGGTCATAAAAGGCGATGTAAAAGATGTGCTACTTCTTGACGTAACTCCACTTAGTCTTGGTATCGAGACACTTGGCGGCGTAATGACAAAGATCATCGAAAAAGGCACAACTATACCAACTAAGAAAAGTCAAGTCTTCTCAACTGCTGAAGATAATCAAAGTGCCGTTACCATCATGGTTCTACAAGGAGAGCGTGAGTTTGCAAGAGATAATAAATCACTTGGAAATTTCAACCTTGAAGGCATCCCAGCAGCTCCAAGAGGTGTACCTCAAATCGAAGTTGAATTTGACATCGACGCAAACGGAATTTTAACCGTTTCAGCAAAAGATAAAGCGACTGGCAAAGCCCAAAACATCACTATCTCTGGATCAAGCGGCTTAAGCGAAGAAGAGATAAACAACATGGTAAAAGATGCTGAGCTTCATAAAGAAGAGGACAAAAAGCGCAAAGACGCAGTTGAAGCTAGAAACCAAGCAGATGCACTAGTTCATCAAACCGAAAAGAGCATGAGCGAGCTTGGCGAGAAAGTTCCAGCTGAGGATAGAAGTAACATCGAAGCTGCGCTAAACGATTTAAAAGAGGTTCTAAAAGATGAAAATTCTTCAAAAGAGCAAATCGATGCAAAAGTAGAAGCTCTAAGCAAGGCCAGCCACAAACTAGCAGAAGCTATGTATAAAAAAGATGAAAACGCTGGAGCAAACGGCGGAAATAATAAAAAAGACGACGACGTTATAGACGCTGAAGTCGAGTAA
- the kdsB gene encoding 3-deoxy-manno-octulosonate cytidylyltransferase, with translation MIIIPARLASTRFSNKILKEINGVPMFVATALRVSGVDDVAVAVDEPSVLGIAKAHGIKAVLTSKDHQSGTDRINEAAQILGLSESEIIINVQADEPFIEPENIAKFRAFCEQNKGKAFMFSCYKKMDDEFADDKNLVKVVTDHGGYALYFSRSRIPFNRSECKSYKAHLGIYGYSVKSLKEFCALMPSSLENTEKLEQLRALENGKKIAMLEVESQSIGIDSEEDYQRALAKFGKK, from the coding sequence ATGATAATCATCCCAGCTCGCCTTGCCTCAACAAGGTTTAGTAACAAAATTTTGAAAGAGATAAACGGCGTGCCGATGTTTGTGGCGACGGCTCTTAGAGTAAGTGGTGTGGACGATGTGGCGGTTGCGGTGGATGAGCCAAGCGTGCTTGGTATCGCCAAGGCTCACGGCATAAAAGCTGTGCTAACCAGCAAAGATCATCAAAGTGGCACTGATAGGATAAACGAAGCGGCACAAATTTTGGGGCTAAGCGAGAGTGAGATCATCATAAATGTTCAGGCTGATGAACCATTTATCGAGCCTGAAAATATCGCTAAATTTAGGGCATTTTGCGAGCAAAACAAAGGGAAAGCCTTTATGTTTTCTTGCTATAAAAAGATGGACGATGAGTTTGCGGATGATAAAAATTTAGTCAAAGTGGTGACGGATCACGGGGGCTATGCGCTTTATTTTTCAAGATCAAGGATACCATTTAACAGAAGCGAGTGCAAAAGCTACAAGGCTCACCTTGGTATCTACGGATACAGCGTAAAAAGCCTAAAAGAGTTTTGCGCGCTCATGCCTTCAAGCCTTGAAAATACCGAGAAACTCGAGCAGCTGCGCGCCCTAGAAAATGGCAAAAAGATAGCGATGCTAGAGGTTGAGAGCCAAAGTATCGGCATTGATAGCGAAGAGGACTACCAAAGAGCGCTAGCTAAATTTGGTAAGAAATAA
- a CDS encoding trehalose-6-phosphate synthase — protein MYLFFLITHLICAIVFIGYVFFDVCIYPFAKKTVDAKTLEIVKKAYTKGSAKVFGTAFLLLLISGAYMAKDYFGGELGWWQSNFQKLLLVKIFVLLIMCLVTFISVFNVVILKKPDPFGKFSHLIALVLCLIMVILAKVMWWA, from the coding sequence ATGTATTTATTTTTTTTGATTACTCATTTAATTTGTGCCATTGTATTTATAGGATACGTTTTTTTCGATGTTTGCATATATCCGTTTGCTAAAAAAACGGTTGATGCTAAAACCCTTGAAATAGTTAAAAAGGCCTACACAAAAGGCAGCGCAAAGGTTTTTGGCACAGCATTTTTATTGCTTTTAATAAGTGGCGCTTATATGGCAAAAGACTATTTTGGAGGTGAGCTTGGCTGGTGGCAAAGCAACTTTCAAAAGCTACTGCTTGTAAAAATTTTTGTTTTACTCATAATGTGCCTTGTAACTTTTATCTCTGTTTTTAATGTCGTTATTTTAAAAAAGCCTGATCCATTTGGTAAATTTTCACATTTAATAGCTCTAGTGCTTTGCCTGATAATGGTCATTTTAGCAAAAGTAATGTGGTGGGCTTAA
- a CDS encoding NAD+ synthase: MKGYQKIEETLVFSLKDKTKGKKLLLGVSGGIDSAVIATLCARAKPDETHALIMPTASSNKENMDDALNLCEKLNIKYKVLSIEGILNAFYETIDVNLSNLRKGNLAARVRMSLLYDYSSSINALVIGTSNKSELMLGYGTIFGDLACAINPIGELYKSEIFEFAKYLGLDKNFINKAPSADLWDGQSDEGDIGYSYAVIDEILQNLENNKEQAIKKFGLKAVLDIENRVVSNRFKRQMPLIVKI; encoded by the coding sequence ATGAAGGGGTATCAAAAAATAGAAGAAACTTTAGTTTTTAGCTTAAAAGATAAAACTAAAGGTAAAAAACTACTATTAGGCGTAAGCGGCGGTATTGATTCTGCTGTGATTGCGACACTTTGTGCGAGAGCAAAACCAGATGAAACTCATGCACTCATCATGCCAACAGCGTCATCAAACAAAGAAAATATGGACGATGCTTTAAATTTATGTGAAAAACTAAACATAAAATATAAGGTTTTATCCATAGAGGGCATTTTAAATGCCTTTTACGAAACGATAGATGTAAATTTAAGCAATTTAAGAAAAGGGAATTTAGCAGCTAGAGTTAGAATGAGCTTGCTTTATGATTATTCATCTAGTATAAACGCTCTAGTCATCGGCACAAGCAACAAAAGTGAGCTTATGCTTGGTTATGGCACGATATTTGGGGATTTGGCGTGCGCGATAAATCCTATCGGAGAGCTTTATAAGAGTGAAATTTTTGAATTTGCAAAATATCTTGGGCTTGATAAAAATTTTATAAATAAGGCACCTTCAGCCGATCTTTGGGATGGGCAAAGTGACGAGGGCGACATAGGTTACAGCTATGCTGTTATCGACGAGATTTTACAAAATTTAGAAAATAACAAGGAGCAAGCCATCAAAAAGTTTGGATTAAAAGCGGTCTTGGATATAGAAAATAGAGTTGTGTCAAACAGGTTTAAACGACAAATGCCGTTGATAGTGAAAATTTAA
- the grpE gene encoding nucleotide exchange factor GrpE, whose protein sequence is MSEEVKEQNLPEVEPVQELANDSVNLDALGDISKVEKLEKELGEITDKYYRANAEFENIKKRYEKEKTDVANYANEKFARDLLPVIDALEIAANFDPEDDEFAKKIKEGILITINQFKKCFEKHGVSEIPTDTEFDPSVHNAVLRVDSEEKQSGQIVQALQKGYMINGRVLRPAMVSVAN, encoded by the coding sequence GTGAGCGAAGAGGTAAAAGAGCAAAATCTACCTGAGGTTGAGCCTGTGCAAGAACTAGCTAATGATAGCGTAAATTTGGACGCACTTGGTGATATTTCAAAGGTTGAAAAACTTGAAAAAGAGCTCGGGGAGATAACTGATAAATATTATAGAGCAAATGCTGAGTTTGAAAATATCAAAAAGCGTTATGAAAAAGAGAAAACGGACGTTGCAAACTATGCAAATGAGAAATTTGCTAGGGACTTGCTACCAGTCATCGATGCTCTTGAGATCGCTGCAAATTTTGATCCAGAGGATGATGAATTTGCTAAAAAGATCAAAGAGGGCATTTTGATAACTATAAATCAGTTTAAAAAATGCTTTGAAAAGCATGGCGTAAGCGAGATACCAACTGATACTGAGTTTGATCCAAGCGTGCATAATGCCGTTTTAAGGGTCGATAGCGAAGAGAAGCAGAGTGGTCAAATCGTACAAGCTTTGCAAAAAGGCTATATGATAAATGGTAGGGTTTTACGCCCAGCCATGGTCAGTGTAGCAAACTAA
- a CDS encoding DNA-binding protein has protein sequence MIETSDIFNLLHNAVEAKNIGKKISQAKMAEELGVPMRTYQDWRLGNSKPQAAAAVCKLLCELDDDEILFVINKMRKLLGK, from the coding sequence ATGATTGAAACAAGTGATATATTTAATTTGCTTCACAATGCAGTTGAGGCGAAAAATATCGGTAAGAAAATTTCACAAGCAAAAATGGCAGAAGAGCTTGGCGTGCCTATGAGGACATATCAAGATTGGAGGCTTGGCAACTCAAAGCCACAAGCTGCTGCTGCAGTTTGCAAACTTCTTTGTGAGCTTGACGACGATGAAATATTATTTGTTATCAATAAGATGAGAAAGTTGCTAGGAAAATAG
- a CDS encoding tetraacyldisaccharide 4'-kinase, whose amino-acid sequence MFKKFNILLHSWANDYFFRPNFFQILLAFLLLPLSLIYALVVICKKFSAQKKDLGIKIISVGNLTLGGSGKTPLCVAIAKKFEGAFIILRGYKRKSKGMQVVARDGEILLDVAASGDEAMIYATSIKNANVIVSEDRKIAINYAKEHGAKYILLDDGFSKFDIAKFDILVRPNPEPKLKLCLPSGAYRYPFSFYKFGDFIACEGQTHFRKSEILNKSEKMVLVTAIANPARLEAFFGECVGQVFFPDHYDFSKEELSEILQTYDATSLLMTQKDYVKVKDFGLRVSLITLEVTLSEEFKKVLAKQI is encoded by the coding sequence GTGTTTAAGAAATTTAACATCCTTTTACACTCTTGGGCGAATGACTACTTCTTTCGCCCAAATTTCTTTCAAATTTTACTAGCTTTTTTACTTCTGCCGTTAAGTCTTATTTACGCTCTAGTCGTTATTTGTAAGAAATTTAGCGCGCAAAAAAAAGATCTAGGCATAAAGATAATAAGCGTTGGAAACTTAACCCTTGGAGGAAGCGGCAAGACCCCACTTTGCGTCGCTATCGCTAAGAAATTCGAAGGCGCTTTTATCATTCTTAGAGGCTATAAAAGAAAGAGCAAGGGCATGCAAGTTGTCGCTAGGGATGGCGAAATTTTACTTGACGTAGCAGCAAGTGGCGATGAGGCGATGATATATGCCACAAGCATCAAAAACGCAAATGTGATCGTAAGCGAAGATAGAAAAATAGCCATAAACTACGCCAAAGAGCATGGCGCAAAGTATATCTTGCTGGATGATGGATTTTCTAAATTTGACATAGCTAAATTTGACATCTTGGTGCGTCCAAACCCAGAGCCAAAGCTAAAGCTTTGCCTGCCAAGCGGGGCTTATAGATATCCATTTAGCTTTTATAAATTTGGTGATTTTATAGCGTGCGAGGGGCAAACTCACTTTAGAAAGAGCGAAATTTTAAACAAAAGCGAAAAAATGGTGCTAGTAACCGCCATAGCAAACCCAGCGCGCCTTGAGGCATTTTTTGGCGAGTGCGTGGGACAGGTCTTTTTCCCTGATCACTACGACTTTTCAAAAGAAGAGCTAAGCGAAATTTTACAAACCTACGACGCCACCTCGCTTTTGATGACGCAAAAGGACTATGTAAAGGTAAAGGATTTTGGGCTGAGAGTATCGCTTATCACGCTTGAAGTTACGCTAAGCGAGGAGTTTAAAAAGGTTTTGGCGAAGCAAATTTAA